From the genome of Mycoplasma anserisalpingitidis, one region includes:
- a CDS encoding ABC transporter ATP-binding protein: MDKKQETLLKVKNLKVSFKLKRDKFITIVRGVDLNIKKGQIVGLVGESGSGKSVTSKSLINVNENTFTSADVLQIDDVDLSKIKKERDWRKIRGSKIGYIPQDPLTSLNPTRKIGKQLLDALNYNEDWKHKSKAEKIEYLIGLLKQFGIMQAEQVFYMYPHTLSGGMKQRVVITMVVALKPMLIIADEPTTALDPTVQASVLALFEDIRQKMNISIILISHNISVVAKFCDYIYVMYAGKIVERGTKKDIFTEPAHPYTWALISAIPENKEDRLYSIKGTPPDMNNLPLGDPFAPRNDYALEIDFIKEPPLIKISETHAAATWLLHPDAPKVELSNELQIRLRKFREVFKDE; this comes from the coding sequence ATGGACAAAAAACAAGAAACTTTATTAAAAGTTAAAAACTTAAAAGTAAGTTTTAAACTTAAAAGAGATAAATTTATTACTATTGTTCGTGGTGTAGACTTAAACATTAAAAAAGGGCAAATTGTTGGGCTCGTTGGTGAATCTGGTTCAGGAAAGAGTGTTACATCTAAGTCACTTATTAATGTAAATGAAAATACCTTTACTAGTGCTGATGTATTGCAAATAGATGATGTAGATTTAAGTAAAATTAAAAAAGAGAGAGACTGAAGAAAAATTCGTGGAAGTAAAATCGGATATATTCCACAAGATCCACTTACTTCATTAAATCCAACTCGTAAAATCGGTAAACAACTTCTTGATGCGTTGAATTATAATGAAGATTGAAAACATAAAAGTAAAGCTGAAAAAATTGAATATTTAATTGGTTTACTTAAACAATTCGGAATTATGCAAGCTGAGCAAGTGTTCTACATGTATCCTCACACTCTTAGTGGTGGTATGAAACAAAGGGTTGTTATTACAATGGTTGTAGCCTTAAAACCGATGTTAATTATCGCTGATGAACCTACAACAGCATTAGATCCTACTGTTCAAGCTAGTGTTCTTGCACTTTTTGAAGATATTCGACAAAAAATGAATATTTCAATTATTTTAATTAGTCACAACATCTCGGTAGTTGCTAAATTCTGTGACTATATTTATGTTATGTATGCTGGTAAAATCGTTGAAAGAGGTACTAAAAAAGATATCTTTACTGAACCAGCGCATCCATATACGTGAGCTCTAATTTCTGCTATTCCTGAAAATAAGGAAGATAGACTTTATTCAATTAAAGGAACACCTCCGGATATGAATAATTTACCTCTTGGTGATCCTTTTGCCCCTAGAAATGACTATGCTTTAGAAATTGATTTTATTAAAGAACCGCCACTTATTAAAATAAGCGAAACTCACGCTGCTGCAACTTGATTATTACACCCTGATGCACCAAAAGTAGAACTAAGTAACGAATTGCAAATTCGTTTAAGAAAATTCAGAGAGGTTTTTAAAGATGAATAA
- a CDS encoding ABC transporter permease, with protein MTKYILQRLGFAILTLLIIIFVVYLTVDIFSDNPYVKEFQNTITSGGGENGGSHDKGNIYDIAKPLFEKSVKYHLIPYDISDWNDPWVKEHWVDSKMNPLLRFGYWLSDLFDRERPFGLPYDEGIFKSSNANTIPEYYFKYIKFSLIISLPSFIISALIGVVLGIFAGYKRGTLFDSFINAFTLIFVALPSFIIAPIVISLMLKYFGIAPQFLNPENSNHVQIYTIKDFILSWIPPILVIVLGSLSGYISFTRNQIITVLTSNYVLIAKTKGIGNVEIFFKYVLRNISIPLAAVFIPSYIGLLSGSFIVEKYWSVPGVSQALIQAFPKGEINLIMFSTVVFTALGLFTSIIVDVSYTFLDPRIKYGSSAGFDFITKLKIKHNRNKMYKSKEEL; from the coding sequence ATGACAAAATACATCCTACAGCGTTTAGGTTTTGCAATTTTAACATTGTTGATTATCATTTTTGTTGTTTATTTAACTGTTGACATCTTCAGTGATAACCCATATGTTAAAGAGTTCCAAAACACTATAACTTCTGGTGGTGGTGAAAATGGTGGTAGTCATGATAAAGGAAATATTTATGATATTGCCAAACCACTTTTTGAAAAATCTGTTAAATATCATTTAATTCCTTATGATATTTCAGATTGAAATGACCCATGAGTTAAAGAACATTGAGTAGATAGTAAAATGAATCCACTATTAAGATTTGGTTACTGATTAAGTGATTTATTTGACAGAGAAAGACCTTTTGGTTTACCATATGATGAAGGAATTTTCAAATCTTCAAATGCAAATACAATACCTGAATATTACTTCAAATATATTAAATTTAGTTTAATAATCAGTTTACCTTCATTCATAATTAGTGCTTTAATTGGTGTAGTTTTAGGAATTTTTGCTGGATATAAAAGAGGAACTTTATTTGACTCATTTATTAATGCATTTACTTTAATTTTCGTTGCATTACCTTCGTTTATAATTGCCCCAATTGTAATTAGTTTAATGCTAAAATATTTTGGAATAGCACCACAATTCTTAAACCCAGAAAACTCAAACCATGTTCAAATTTATACTATAAAAGATTTTATTCTTTCATGAATTCCACCAATTTTGGTTATTGTACTTGGTTCTCTTTCTGGATATATATCATTTACACGTAACCAAATTATTACTGTTTTAACATCTAATTATGTGTTGATCGCGAAAACAAAAGGTATTGGAAATGTTGAAATATTCTTTAAATATGTATTAAGAAATATTTCAATACCTCTCGCAGCCGTATTTATTCCATCATACATTGGATTACTTAGTGGAAGTTTCATTGTGGAAAAATATTGATCTGTACCTGGTGTTTCTCAAGCACTTATTCAAGCGTTCCCTAAAGGTGAAATCAACTTAATTATGTTCAGTACAGTAGTATTTACTGCATTAGGATTATTTACATCAATTATTGTTGATGTTTCATATACATTCTTGGATCCAAGAATTAAATATGGTTCTTCAGCAGGATTTGACTTTATTACAAAACTTAAAATTAAACACAATAGAAATAAAATGTACAAAAGTAAGGAGGAATTATAA
- a CDS encoding ABC transporter permease — MNSNEFNNKYKLNPSLTQALVRHNDSSNFGNNIAGKPKKLINEIFKRFCTNWLAVVLLILFITILLISIIVNATSLFPENSTIEKNIFINIVDENGKIINTLSGTSAVKNLSPSIYSWDSQYISIERSHLSAAEFNKLVETLEKNEPGFKQLHAILLQNLAYSDPSKQLSSNLVNFMGPNGSGIIKYVKEGNNTKQLINPNSYAAFDSLLIAVKNQSKLLKTMNNDQIIDWMTKTLQANNNFKIDTILGTDNVGIDIWTSSWIGTWKAIRLAIIVATIQTFIGVAVGSYLGFHAGSLIDTIIMRLIEIFSAPPSLIWLLTFVSVFGTSDLVLGFSLIFTGWTGSVGGARMYIITVKDEKYITASKSIGAKKPRLIYSHALPAIIGKIATSFVSAIPSIILSVSSLAFLGFFQGNEANLGSILSNAVSKAGENVWILLLPSLILLGISVSLYFIALGVHDALDPKVIKGKS; from the coding sequence ATGAACTCTAATGAATTTAATAATAAATATAAATTAAATCCATCATTAACACAAGCATTAGTAAGACATAATGATTCTTCTAACTTTGGAAATAATATTGCTGGTAAACCAAAAAAATTAATTAATGAAATTTTTAAACGTTTTTGTACTAATTGATTAGCAGTAGTTTTATTAATTTTATTCATCACAATTCTTTTAATAAGTATTATTGTTAATGCAACTTCATTATTCCCTGAAAATAGTACAATTGAAAAAAATATATTTATAAACATCGTTGATGAAAATGGAAAAATAATTAACACACTTAGCGGAACTTCTGCTGTTAAAAACTTATCACCTTCAATATATTCATGAGATTCTCAATACATTAGTATTGAAAGATCGCACCTTTCAGCCGCTGAATTCAATAAGTTAGTTGAAACACTTGAAAAGAATGAACCAGGTTTCAAACAACTTCATGCAATTTTGCTTCAAAATTTAGCTTATAGTGACCCAAGTAAACAACTTAGTTCTAATTTAGTTAACTTTATGGGACCAAATGGAAGTGGAATAATTAAATATGTTAAAGAAGGTAATAATACAAAGCAATTGATTAATCCAAATTCATATGCTGCTTTTGACTCGTTGTTAATTGCTGTTAAAAATCAAAGTAAATTACTCAAAACTATGAATAATGATCAAATTATTGATTGAATGACAAAAACTCTTCAAGCAAATAATAATTTCAAAATTGATACTATTTTAGGAACTGATAATGTTGGAATTGATATTTGAACAAGTAGCTGAATTGGAACTTGAAAAGCTATTAGATTAGCAATTATCGTAGCTACAATTCAAACATTTATTGGTGTTGCTGTTGGTTCATACTTAGGTTTCCATGCAGGAAGTTTAATTGACACAATCATTATGCGTCTAATCGAAATTTTCTCAGCGCCTCCTTCATTAATTTGACTTTTAACATTCGTATCAGTGTTTGGAACAAGTGACTTAGTTTTAGGTTTCTCATTGATCTTTACTGGTTGAACAGGATCTGTTGGTGGTGCTAGAATGTACATAATCACCGTTAAAGATGAAAAATACATTACTGCAAGTAAATCGATCGGAGCTAAAAAACCAAGATTAATTTATTCACATGCTTTACCTGCCATTATCGGTAAAATAGCTACATCATTTGTTTCAGCTATCCCTTCAATTATTCTTTCAGTTTCATCTCTTGCTTTCTTAGGATTCTTCCAAGGAAATGAAGCAAACTTAGGTTCAATACTTTCTAATGCTGTTTCAAAAGCAGGAGAAAACGTATGAATTTTACTTCTTCCATCACTCATTTTATTAGGTATATCAGTTTCACTTTACTTCATCGCTCTTGGAGTGCATGATGCACTTGATCCAAAAGTTATTAAAGGTAAAAGTTAG